The following are from one region of the Brienomyrus brachyistius isolate T26 chromosome 4, BBRACH_0.4, whole genome shotgun sequence genome:
- the LOC125739844 gene encoding fibronectin type III domain-containing protein 3B-like isoform X1, which yields MAEQTLQLPALFGGGAHMMPCELIPEASQQVIFVQVNPGETFTIRGEDGSLQCIQGPAEVPMMSPNGSIPPIHVPPGYISQVLMDSVGIRRVVITPNSECYPPLSISPAPPLLPYVGPPHFFPSSRPLLFLPPGVGDMQPHLPPPHWLLPPYGEEIIPLSSVSACLGSTRPPAKLQPKFRERRLRSPSLPVSKSHTEAATSITGVKPLQDRRSHAKSPNDKPLVIETLQVSDVQTHRARLSWVPPAGLADTDGEGRCRCRYQVELCERRWDRTPRAMYSGEACECVLEGLKPATEYHARLTTVCDSASGASFVSFTTISGVPDCPRPPRLSLCTKSSLMLQWKAPADNGSEITQYLLEWDEGKTSTIFRPCYSGTQTHCRLTELCPSTGYTFRLAALNNIGTSGFSPEVFFHTAGPLPSLPQAPRLVCTGITWITMEWSRPEGLPPEEVLSYTLEGREEASQRAPFEAKYNGDGLGCTVDGLRNSVRYSFRLVISRAEGRSDPSPLLLCSTSSDPTRPPSKLRLHGTVTAHSFSVTWDPPQNHGALESLTYLLEISEADSGTAWEAAYSGAANQHTCDGLKPDTLYKLRLRSISKDSHSQPTESLPVRTLSVAPGPCLPPRIVGKARHRELQLCWESPTAEQGGVATEFCLEMRSTDGKCTEVYRGPSLDCTVTGLLPGASYRFHVCGINTAGYGPYSDATEVTTAAGPPGQCEAPFLTLTSDTCILASWQTLKGCDTDVSEYRLEWRRDDEPPKTIYSGPDLQYEVTDLFPGVQYYCRVQAANQAGPGPHSETASCCIPPAAPGAVPGFVVLERDPKGDSTFSPSTCLALTWAEPSCNGAPIIGYTVTLGDQLIAVGNINHYVIENLQPDTEYSLRIRALNALGSGPFCSPLRARTRPPPLAPPTLECTSAGLQSLRLRWVDSAGCKAPPTESVTYDLQMEVGCQRFLSIYWGSSHTFRVQRLTEGSSYGFRIRAVSPAAGEGRFSDTWTFSTARASPPVPKAPRVLHLNDGSWQVIWDSIPPMRGDPITYVLQVQVGRETEYRQVFKGLETTFQMGALPSNTEHRFRVAACRCCLGSGQELPSPFSPPRLLRPQPMELTGVAPSTTPSDAQTTVLSSDEQFAALIVAGLTAISVLIAFALQYLFVK from the exons ATGGCGGAGCAGACGCTGCAGCTGCCTGCCCTGTTTGGTGGGGGGGCTCACATGATGCCCTGTGAACTCATCCCGGAGGCGTCTCAGCAG GTCATATTTGTCCAGGTGAATCCGGGGGAGACTTTCACCATCAGGGGTGAAGACGGATCGCTGCAGTGCATCCAAG GACCAGCCGAGGTGCCCATGATGTCCCCGAATGGCTCCATCCCGCCGATCCATGTGCCTCCAGGCTACATATCacag GTCCTGATGGACAGTGTGGGTATCCGTCGAGTGGTCATCACACCCAACTCTGAGTGTTACCCTCCTCTGTCCATATCCCCCGCGCCCCCCCTGCTCCCCTACGTGGGCCCTCCCCACTTCTTCCCCAGCTCCCGCCCCCTCCTCTTCCTACCCCCTGGTGTGGGGGACATGCAGCCCCACCTCCCTCCCCCGCACTGGCTTCTGCCCCCCTATGGGGAAG AGATCATCCCACTCTCTTCTGTGTCAGCCTGCCTTGGCAGTACCCGCCCCCCCGCCAAGCTGCAGCCCAAGTTCCGAGAACGGCGATTGAGAAGCCCCTCCCTCCCAGTGTCCAAGAGTCACACAGAGGCGGCAACGTCTATCACTGGAGTGAAACCCTTACAGG ATCGCCGCTCACACGCAAAAAGCCCTAATGACAAGCCGCTGGTGATCGAGACACTGCAG GTGTCAGATGTCCAGACACATAGAGCGAGGCTGAGCTGGGTGCCCCCTGCAGGGCTTGCCGACACTGATGGGGAGGGCAGATGCAGATGCCGGTACCAAGTGGAGCTGTGTGAGAGGAGGTGGGACAGGACACCCCGTGCCATGTACAG CGGAGAAGCATGTGAGTGTGTTCTGGAGGGGCTCAAACCAGCCACAGAATATCATGCCAG ACTAACCACAGTGTGCGACAGCGCGAGTGGGGCCAGCTTTGTGTCTTTCACCACCATCAGCGGGGTCCCTGACTGCCCCCGACCTCCAAGGCTGTCCCTCTGCACCAAAAGCTCCCTCATGCTGCAGTGGAAG GCCCCAGCTGACAATGGATCAGAAATCACACAGTACCTTCTGGAATGGGACGAG GGTAAGACAAGCACCATTTTCAGACCGTGCTACTCCGGTACCCAGACGCACTGCAGATTAACGGAGCTCTGCCCATCCACGGGATACACATTTCGGCTCGCGGCACTCAATAACATCGGCACCAG CGGTTTCAGCCCAGAGGTGTTCTTCCACACGGCTGGCCCCCTTCCCTCACTGCCCCAGGCACCCCGACTGGTCTGCACTGGCATCACGTGGATCACCATGGAGTGGAGCCGACCGGAGGGCCTCCCCCCAGAGGAGGTGCTGAGCTACACCCTGGAAGGCCGGGAGGAGGCCAGT cagagggcgccattCGAGGCAAAGTACAACGGCGATGGGCTTGGCTGCACAGTGGATGGTCTGAGGAACAGTGTGCGGTACAGCTTCAGG ctcgtcatctccagagcagaAGGGAGGAGTGATCCGAGTCCACTTCTGCTGTGCAGCACCAGTTCGGACCCAACAAGACCACCCTCCAAGCTCCGCCTCCATGGGACAGTCACTGCTCACAGCTTCAGCGTGACATGGG ATCCTCCACAGAACCATGGCGCCTTGGAGAGCCTGACCTACCTGCTGGAGATCTCAGAGGCTGACTCTG GAACTGCTTGGGAGGCGGCATATAGTGGAGCAGCCAATCAGCACACGTGTGATGGTCTGAAGCCAGACACCCTGTACAAACTCCGGCTTCGCAGCATCAGTAAGGACAGCCATAGCCAG CCTACAGAAAGCCTCCCAGTCCGCACGCTGAGTGTGGCCCCAGGGCCCTGCTTACCCCCGAGAATTGTGGGTAAAGCCAGGCATAGGGAGTTGCAGCTTTGTTGGG AATCCCCTACAGCTGAGCAGGGAGGCGTGGCCACGGAGTTCTGCCTGGAGATGAGATCAACAGACGGCAAGTGCACTGAGGTTTACCGCGGGCCCAGCCTGGACTGCACCGTGACCGGCCTGCTCCCTGGTGCGTCCTAccggttccatgtgtgtggcatCAACACGGCGGGG tacggGCCCTATTCTGACGCCACAGAAGTGACAACGGCTGCAGGTCCTCCTGGCCAGTGTGAGGCGCCATTCCTGACTCTGACCTCTGACACCTGCATCCTGGCCAGCTGGCAG ACCCTGAAAGGATGCGATACCGATGTCTCTGAATACCGATTGGAGTGGAGGCGGGATGACGAACCACCTAAAACCATCTACTCCGGGCCGGACTTGCAGTACGAGGTCACTGACCTCTTCCCAGGAGTGCAGTATTATTGTAGAGTGCAG GCAGCCAATCAGGCAGGGCCGGGCCCCCACAGTGAGACGGCAAGCTGCTGTATCCCGCCAGCTGCCCCCGGTGCCGTCCCCGGCTTTGTCGTGCTGGAGCGTGACCCCAAAGGTGACTCCACCTTTTCACCCTCCACCTGCTTGGCCCTGACGTGGGCGGAGCCTTCCTGCAATGGGGCCCCCATCATTGGCTACACCGTCACCCTGGGAGATCAGCTAATCGCTGTGGGCAACATCAACCACTATGTGATTGAGAACCTCCAGCCAGACACGGAGTACAG ccttcGCATCAGAGCCCTGAATGCTCTTGGTTCTGGCCCATTCTGCTCGCCACTGCGAGCTCGgacccgccccccacccttggccCCACCCACACTGGAGTGCACCAGTGCCGGTTTGCAGAGCCTGAGGCTACGGTGGGTGGATTCTGCGGGCTGTAAGGCCCCACCCACCGAGTCTGTGACCTACGACCTACAGATGGAGGTAGGGTGCCAGAG GTTCCTCAGTATCTACTGGGGTTCAAGTCACACATTCAGGGTACAGCGGCTGACTGAGGGCAGTAGCTATGGCTTCCGCATCCGAGCTGTAAGCCCCGCCGCAGGGGAGGGCCGCTTCTCTGACACCTGGACCTTCAGCACCGCCCGGGCCTCACCCCCTGTGCCCAAAG CTCCCAGAGTGCTGCACCTCAATGACGGTTCCTGGCAGGTCATATGGGACAGCATCCCCCCAATGAGAGGGGACCCAATTACATACGTGCTCCAGGTCCAAGTTGGGAGGGAGACGGAGTACAGACAG GTCTTCAAGGGGCTGGAGACAACCTTCCAGATGGGAGCACTGCCAAGCAACACGGAGCACCGTTTCCGCGTGGCGGCTTGCCGCTGCTGCTTGGGGTCGGGGCAGGAGCTTCCTAGCCCCTTCAGCCCTCCACGCCTGCTCCGCCCACAGCCCATGGAGCTGACCGGCGTCGCCCCCAGCACCACTCCCAGTGACGCCCAGACCACAGTGCTCTCCAGTGATGAACAGTTTGCTGCCCTGATTGTTGCTGGGCTCACCGCCATCTCAGTGCTCATTGCCTTTGCCTTGCAGTACCTTTTTGTGAAGTGA
- the LOC125739844 gene encoding fibronectin type III domain-containing protein 3B-like isoform X2 translates to MAEQTLQLPALFGGGAHMMPCELIPEASQQVIFVQVNPGETFTIRGEDGSLQCIQGPAEVPMMSPNGSIPPIHVPPGYISQVLMDSVGIRRVVITPNSECYPPLSISPAPPLLPYVGPPHFFPSSRPLLFLPPGVGDMQPHLPPPHWLLPPYGEEIIPLSSVSACLGSTRPPAKLQPKFRERRLRSPSLPVSKSHTEAATSITGVKPLQDRRSHAKSPNDKPLVIETLQVSDVQTHRARLSWVPPAGLADTDGEGRCRCRYQVELCERRWDRTPRAMYSGEACECVLEGLKPATEYHARLTTVCDSASGASFVSFTTISGVPDCPRPPRLSLCTKSSLMLQWKAPADNGSEITQYLLEWDEGKTSTIFRPCYSGTQTHCRLTELCPSTGYTFRLAALNNIGTSGFSPEVFFHTAGPLPSLPQAPRLVCTGITWITMEWSRPEGLPPEEVLSYTLEGREEASRAPFEAKYNGDGLGCTVDGLRNSVRYSFRLVISRAEGRSDPSPLLLCSTSSDPTRPPSKLRLHGTVTAHSFSVTWDPPQNHGALESLTYLLEISEADSGTAWEAAYSGAANQHTCDGLKPDTLYKLRLRSISKDSHSQPTESLPVRTLSVAPGPCLPPRIVGKARHRELQLCWESPTAEQGGVATEFCLEMRSTDGKCTEVYRGPSLDCTVTGLLPGASYRFHVCGINTAGYGPYSDATEVTTAAGPPGQCEAPFLTLTSDTCILASWQTLKGCDTDVSEYRLEWRRDDEPPKTIYSGPDLQYEVTDLFPGVQYYCRVQAANQAGPGPHSETASCCIPPAAPGAVPGFVVLERDPKGDSTFSPSTCLALTWAEPSCNGAPIIGYTVTLGDQLIAVGNINHYVIENLQPDTEYSLRIRALNALGSGPFCSPLRARTRPPPLAPPTLECTSAGLQSLRLRWVDSAGCKAPPTESVTYDLQMEVGCQRFLSIYWGSSHTFRVQRLTEGSSYGFRIRAVSPAAGEGRFSDTWTFSTARASPPVPKAPRVLHLNDGSWQVIWDSIPPMRGDPITYVLQVQVGRETEYRQVFKGLETTFQMGALPSNTEHRFRVAACRCCLGSGQELPSPFSPPRLLRPQPMELTGVAPSTTPSDAQTTVLSSDEQFAALIVAGLTAISVLIAFALQYLFVK, encoded by the exons ATGGCGGAGCAGACGCTGCAGCTGCCTGCCCTGTTTGGTGGGGGGGCTCACATGATGCCCTGTGAACTCATCCCGGAGGCGTCTCAGCAG GTCATATTTGTCCAGGTGAATCCGGGGGAGACTTTCACCATCAGGGGTGAAGACGGATCGCTGCAGTGCATCCAAG GACCAGCCGAGGTGCCCATGATGTCCCCGAATGGCTCCATCCCGCCGATCCATGTGCCTCCAGGCTACATATCacag GTCCTGATGGACAGTGTGGGTATCCGTCGAGTGGTCATCACACCCAACTCTGAGTGTTACCCTCCTCTGTCCATATCCCCCGCGCCCCCCCTGCTCCCCTACGTGGGCCCTCCCCACTTCTTCCCCAGCTCCCGCCCCCTCCTCTTCCTACCCCCTGGTGTGGGGGACATGCAGCCCCACCTCCCTCCCCCGCACTGGCTTCTGCCCCCCTATGGGGAAG AGATCATCCCACTCTCTTCTGTGTCAGCCTGCCTTGGCAGTACCCGCCCCCCCGCCAAGCTGCAGCCCAAGTTCCGAGAACGGCGATTGAGAAGCCCCTCCCTCCCAGTGTCCAAGAGTCACACAGAGGCGGCAACGTCTATCACTGGAGTGAAACCCTTACAGG ATCGCCGCTCACACGCAAAAAGCCCTAATGACAAGCCGCTGGTGATCGAGACACTGCAG GTGTCAGATGTCCAGACACATAGAGCGAGGCTGAGCTGGGTGCCCCCTGCAGGGCTTGCCGACACTGATGGGGAGGGCAGATGCAGATGCCGGTACCAAGTGGAGCTGTGTGAGAGGAGGTGGGACAGGACACCCCGTGCCATGTACAG CGGAGAAGCATGTGAGTGTGTTCTGGAGGGGCTCAAACCAGCCACAGAATATCATGCCAG ACTAACCACAGTGTGCGACAGCGCGAGTGGGGCCAGCTTTGTGTCTTTCACCACCATCAGCGGGGTCCCTGACTGCCCCCGACCTCCAAGGCTGTCCCTCTGCACCAAAAGCTCCCTCATGCTGCAGTGGAAG GCCCCAGCTGACAATGGATCAGAAATCACACAGTACCTTCTGGAATGGGACGAG GGTAAGACAAGCACCATTTTCAGACCGTGCTACTCCGGTACCCAGACGCACTGCAGATTAACGGAGCTCTGCCCATCCACGGGATACACATTTCGGCTCGCGGCACTCAATAACATCGGCACCAG CGGTTTCAGCCCAGAGGTGTTCTTCCACACGGCTGGCCCCCTTCCCTCACTGCCCCAGGCACCCCGACTGGTCTGCACTGGCATCACGTGGATCACCATGGAGTGGAGCCGACCGGAGGGCCTCCCCCCAGAGGAGGTGCTGAGCTACACCCTGGAAGGCCGGGAGGAGGCCAGT agggcgccattCGAGGCAAAGTACAACGGCGATGGGCTTGGCTGCACAGTGGATGGTCTGAGGAACAGTGTGCGGTACAGCTTCAGG ctcgtcatctccagagcagaAGGGAGGAGTGATCCGAGTCCACTTCTGCTGTGCAGCACCAGTTCGGACCCAACAAGACCACCCTCCAAGCTCCGCCTCCATGGGACAGTCACTGCTCACAGCTTCAGCGTGACATGGG ATCCTCCACAGAACCATGGCGCCTTGGAGAGCCTGACCTACCTGCTGGAGATCTCAGAGGCTGACTCTG GAACTGCTTGGGAGGCGGCATATAGTGGAGCAGCCAATCAGCACACGTGTGATGGTCTGAAGCCAGACACCCTGTACAAACTCCGGCTTCGCAGCATCAGTAAGGACAGCCATAGCCAG CCTACAGAAAGCCTCCCAGTCCGCACGCTGAGTGTGGCCCCAGGGCCCTGCTTACCCCCGAGAATTGTGGGTAAAGCCAGGCATAGGGAGTTGCAGCTTTGTTGGG AATCCCCTACAGCTGAGCAGGGAGGCGTGGCCACGGAGTTCTGCCTGGAGATGAGATCAACAGACGGCAAGTGCACTGAGGTTTACCGCGGGCCCAGCCTGGACTGCACCGTGACCGGCCTGCTCCCTGGTGCGTCCTAccggttccatgtgtgtggcatCAACACGGCGGGG tacggGCCCTATTCTGACGCCACAGAAGTGACAACGGCTGCAGGTCCTCCTGGCCAGTGTGAGGCGCCATTCCTGACTCTGACCTCTGACACCTGCATCCTGGCCAGCTGGCAG ACCCTGAAAGGATGCGATACCGATGTCTCTGAATACCGATTGGAGTGGAGGCGGGATGACGAACCACCTAAAACCATCTACTCCGGGCCGGACTTGCAGTACGAGGTCACTGACCTCTTCCCAGGAGTGCAGTATTATTGTAGAGTGCAG GCAGCCAATCAGGCAGGGCCGGGCCCCCACAGTGAGACGGCAAGCTGCTGTATCCCGCCAGCTGCCCCCGGTGCCGTCCCCGGCTTTGTCGTGCTGGAGCGTGACCCCAAAGGTGACTCCACCTTTTCACCCTCCACCTGCTTGGCCCTGACGTGGGCGGAGCCTTCCTGCAATGGGGCCCCCATCATTGGCTACACCGTCACCCTGGGAGATCAGCTAATCGCTGTGGGCAACATCAACCACTATGTGATTGAGAACCTCCAGCCAGACACGGAGTACAG ccttcGCATCAGAGCCCTGAATGCTCTTGGTTCTGGCCCATTCTGCTCGCCACTGCGAGCTCGgacccgccccccacccttggccCCACCCACACTGGAGTGCACCAGTGCCGGTTTGCAGAGCCTGAGGCTACGGTGGGTGGATTCTGCGGGCTGTAAGGCCCCACCCACCGAGTCTGTGACCTACGACCTACAGATGGAGGTAGGGTGCCAGAG GTTCCTCAGTATCTACTGGGGTTCAAGTCACACATTCAGGGTACAGCGGCTGACTGAGGGCAGTAGCTATGGCTTCCGCATCCGAGCTGTAAGCCCCGCCGCAGGGGAGGGCCGCTTCTCTGACACCTGGACCTTCAGCACCGCCCGGGCCTCACCCCCTGTGCCCAAAG CTCCCAGAGTGCTGCACCTCAATGACGGTTCCTGGCAGGTCATATGGGACAGCATCCCCCCAATGAGAGGGGACCCAATTACATACGTGCTCCAGGTCCAAGTTGGGAGGGAGACGGAGTACAGACAG GTCTTCAAGGGGCTGGAGACAACCTTCCAGATGGGAGCACTGCCAAGCAACACGGAGCACCGTTTCCGCGTGGCGGCTTGCCGCTGCTGCTTGGGGTCGGGGCAGGAGCTTCCTAGCCCCTTCAGCCCTCCACGCCTGCTCCGCCCACAGCCCATGGAGCTGACCGGCGTCGCCCCCAGCACCACTCCCAGTGACGCCCAGACCACAGTGCTCTCCAGTGATGAACAGTTTGCTGCCCTGATTGTTGCTGGGCTCACCGCCATCTCAGTGCTCATTGCCTTTGCCTTGCAGTACCTTTTTGTGAAGTGA